Proteins co-encoded in one Alphaproteobacteria bacterium PA2 genomic window:
- a CDS encoding glutathione S-transferase — protein sequence MILYGAPNPAPNPRRVRIFLAEKGVDLPETLVNMMKREHKSEDFRAKNAMGQIPTLELDDGTCISETVSICRYLEELYPEPPMFGTTPVERAMVDMWIRRIEFSVMMPVGQFWRHAHPRTAALLTQFTDFGESNRATYVGAQKFMNRELEGHDFVVGNTLTMADICLLSTVDFAEWIGLPMEAEFTNLAAWHARMTARASAAA from the coding sequence ATGATCCTCTATGGCGCGCCCAATCCGGCCCCCAATCCACGCCGCGTTCGCATCTTCCTCGCTGAGAAGGGCGTCGACCTGCCCGAAACCCTGGTCAACATGATGAAGCGGGAACACAAGTCCGAGGACTTCCGCGCCAAGAACGCCATGGGCCAGATCCCCACCCTGGAGCTGGATGACGGGACCTGCATCTCCGAGACCGTCTCCATCTGCCGTTATCTGGAAGAGCTTTACCCGGAGCCGCCCATGTTCGGGACGACCCCGGTGGAGCGGGCCATGGTGGACATGTGGATCCGCCGTATCGAGTTCAGCGTCATGATGCCGGTGGGCCAGTTCTGGCGTCACGCCCACCCGCGCACTGCGGCCCTGTTGACCCAGTTCACGGACTTCGGCGAGTCAAACCGCGCGACCTATGTGGGCGCCCAGAAGTTCATGAACCGCGAGCTGGAAGGCCATGACTTCGTGGTCGGAAACACCCTGACCATGGCCGATATCTGCCTGCTTTCCACAGTCGATTTCGCCGAGTGGATCGGCCTGCCCATGGAAGCGGAGTTCACCAACCTGGCCGCATGGCACGCCCGCATGACCGCAAGGGCCAGCGCTGCGGCTTAG
- a CDS encoding MFS transporter — translation MTETASPSTDPVSPPATASVTAAPYSAGYTRYAMLLLLGIYTVNFLDRSVINILAEPIKDELHLADWQLGMMSGLAFALFYTFLGIPLAQLAERKNRPFIIGTSVAVWSGFTALSGAATSFLQLVLCRIGVGVGEAGCTPPAHSLIADYVPKEKRASALAFYSMGTPLGGLLGLVLGGLIADAYGWRTAFLVAGAPGLLFAVLCIFTLKEPRKKLAEDSARIVANQATFPETLAYLLKKKTFWLIAVGAAIKAFIGYGHAPFTASFFLRVHTEEVARLAAMFDLKSVGFLGLALGLMGGTAGIISSWAGGQVADRFAKSDLRGYVVVPAIASLLAVPIYIFAVSVPSASVALCILVINGLLGSLWYGPVYAIGQSIVPPHMRATTSAILLFVINLIGLGLGPTVVGVISDIMANGVGLGSAQGVRWALMISTCFGILAFLLFWMARKTIREEMES, via the coding sequence ATGACTGAGACCGCTTCGCCGTCGACGGATCCCGTTTCGCCGCCGGCGACCGCGAGTGTCACGGCCGCACCATATTCGGCAGGTTACACCCGCTATGCCATGCTGCTCCTGCTGGGGATCTATACGGTCAACTTCCTTGATCGTTCGGTGATCAACATCCTGGCCGAGCCGATCAAGGACGAGCTGCATCTGGCCGACTGGCAACTGGGCATGATGAGCGGTCTGGCCTTCGCGCTCTTCTACACATTCCTGGGCATTCCCCTGGCGCAGCTGGCCGAGCGCAAGAACCGGCCGTTCATTATCGGAACCTCAGTGGCGGTCTGGTCAGGTTTCACCGCCTTGTCCGGCGCAGCCACCAGTTTCCTGCAGCTGGTCCTCTGCCGGATCGGGGTCGGTGTGGGGGAGGCGGGATGTACACCCCCGGCCCACTCCCTGATCGCCGACTATGTCCCCAAGGAAAAGCGCGCCTCGGCCCTGGCCTTCTATTCCATGGGCACGCCCCTGGGCGGCTTGCTGGGCCTGGTGCTCGGCGGACTGATCGCCGACGCCTATGGCTGGAGGACGGCCTTTCTCGTCGCCGGCGCGCCCGGTCTGCTCTTCGCGGTCCTGTGCATCTTCACCCTGAAGGAGCCCCGGAAGAAGCTGGCTGAAGACAGCGCCCGGATCGTCGCCAATCAAGCCACCTTCCCGGAAACCCTGGCCTATCTGCTGAAGAAGAAGACCTTCTGGCTGATCGCCGTTGGTGCGGCGATCAAGGCCTTCATTGGCTATGGCCACGCGCCTTTCACCGCGTCGTTCTTCCTGCGTGTTCATACCGAGGAAGTCGCCAGGCTGGCCGCCATGTTCGACCTCAAGTCCGTCGGGTTCCTGGGCCTGGCTCTTGGCCTCATGGGCGGGACAGCCGGCATCATTTCGTCCTGGGCGGGCGGACAGGTCGCAGACCGTTTCGCCAAGTCGGATCTGCGCGGCTATGTGGTCGTTCCGGCCATTGCCTCGCTACTGGCTGTTCCGATCTACATTTTTGCCGTGAGCGTGCCCTCAGCGTCGGTCGCACTCTGCATTCTGGTGATCAACGGCCTGCTGGGTTCGCTCTGGTATGGTCCGGTCTACGCCATCGGCCAGTCCATTGTGCCGCCGCACATGCGTGCGACCACTTCGGCCATCCTGCTCTTCGTCATCAACCTGATCGGCCTTGGTCTTGGCCCCACGGTTGTCGGGGTGATTTCCGACATCATGGCCAACGGGGTGGGACTGGGATCAGCCCAGGGCGTGCGTTGGGCCCTGATGATCTCGACCTGCTTCGGGATCCTCGCCTTCCTCCTGTTCTGGATGGCCAGGAAGACGATCCGCGAAGAAATGGAATCCTGA
- a CDS encoding excinuclease ABC subunit A, whose amino-acid sequence MAEQLNFIRVRGAREHNLKDVSVDIPRGELVVLTGLSGSGKSSLAFDTIYAEGQRRYVESLSAYARQFLELMSKPDVDLIEGLSPAISIEQKTTSRNPRSTVGTVTEIHDYMRLLWARIGVPYSPATGLPIESQTVSMMVDKLTALPEGERIYLLAPVIRGRKGEYRKEIAEWQRAGFQRLKIDGEFYPIEDAPVLDKKFKHDIDIVVDRLVTKPGLESRYADSLETALKLADGIAVAEWAGLAEGETEPRKLLFSEKFACPVSGFTISEIEPRLFSFNNPFGACPACDGLGSKLAFDPDMIVPDKEKTLHKGAVAPWAKGPSPLYTQTLQALAAHFEFSMDEPWWMLPELAQKVVLYGSGSEKIKFIYDDNARKYEVNKTFEGVIPNLERRWRETDSSWVREELGRFQSDTPCEACAGYRLKPESLAVKIAGQHIGEVSRLAIRKAGDWFTALETSLTDKQMEIARRILKEINDRLRFLVNVGLDYLNLSRASGTLSGGESQRIRLASQIGSGLTGVLYVLDEPSIGLHQRDNTRLLESLRGLRDLGNSVLVVEHDEEAILTADYVIDMGPAAGIHGGEIVSQGKPAEVMADPNSITGQYLSGVREIEVPLDRRPISKKKVLRVVGATGNNLKNVTAEIPAGTFTCITGVSGGGKSTFTIETLYKAAARRLHNASDAPAPHDRIEGLEQFDKVIDIDQSPIGRTPRSNPATYTGAFQPIRDWFAGLPEAKARGYGPGRFSFNVKGGRCEACQGDGLIKIEMHFLPDVYVTCDVCHGKRYNRETLEILFKGKSISDVLDMTVEEAADFFKAVPPVRDKMETLKRVGLGYVQVGQSATTLSGGEAQRVKLSKELSRRATGKTLYILDEPTTGLHFEDVKKLLEVLHELADQGNTVVVIEHNLDVVKTADWIIDFGPEGGDGGGEVVAMGSPEQVAANPKSWTGRYLAEVLARHAERRTARRKLIGA is encoded by the coding sequence ATGGCTGAGCAGCTGAACTTCATCCGGGTCCGAGGGGCCCGGGAGCACAATCTGAAGGACGTCAGTGTCGACATCCCCCGGGGGGAGCTGGTCGTGCTCACCGGCCTGTCGGGCTCAGGCAAGAGCTCGCTTGCCTTTGACACCATCTATGCCGAAGGCCAGCGCCGCTATGTGGAGAGCCTGTCCGCCTATGCCCGCCAGTTCCTGGAACTGATGAGCAAGCCGGATGTGGACCTGATCGAAGGCCTGTCCCCCGCCATCTCCATCGAGCAGAAGACCACCAGCCGCAATCCCCGCTCCACAGTGGGAACTGTGACCGAGATCCACGACTATATGCGCCTGCTCTGGGCGCGGATCGGCGTTCCCTATTCTCCGGCTACGGGCCTGCCGATCGAGAGCCAGACCGTCTCCATGATGGTCGACAAACTGACCGCCCTTCCCGAGGGCGAGCGGATCTATCTGCTGGCGCCGGTGATCCGCGGCCGAAAGGGCGAGTACCGCAAGGAAATCGCCGAGTGGCAAAGGGCCGGCTTCCAGCGCCTGAAGATTGACGGCGAGTTCTATCCCATTGAAGACGCGCCAGTTCTGGACAAGAAGTTCAAGCACGACATCGACATTGTGGTCGACCGGCTGGTGACCAAGCCGGGCCTGGAATCCCGCTATGCAGACTCCCTCGAAACCGCGCTGAAACTTGCCGACGGCATCGCCGTGGCCGAGTGGGCCGGGCTCGCGGAAGGTGAAACAGAGCCCCGCAAGCTGCTGTTTTCAGAGAAGTTCGCCTGCCCCGTCTCAGGCTTCACCATCAGCGAGATCGAACCCCGGCTGTTCTCGTTCAACAACCCCTTTGGCGCCTGCCCGGCCTGTGACGGCCTGGGTTCCAAGCTGGCCTTCGACCCTGACATGATTGTCCCGGACAAGGAAAAGACCCTGCACAAGGGCGCCGTCGCCCCATGGGCCAAGGGGCCCTCGCCCCTCTATACCCAGACACTCCAGGCTCTGGCCGCCCACTTCGAATTCTCCATGGACGAGCCCTGGTGGATGCTGCCCGAGCTGGCCCAGAAGGTCGTGCTCTACGGATCGGGCTCGGAGAAGATCAAATTCATCTATGACGACAACGCCAGGAAGTACGAGGTCAACAAGACCTTTGAAGGGGTCATTCCCAACCTCGAGCGGCGCTGGCGGGAGACGGACTCCAGTTGGGTCCGCGAAGAGCTGGGCCGCTTCCAGTCCGACACCCCCTGTGAGGCCTGCGCCGGATATCGCCTGAAGCCGGAAAGCCTGGCTGTGAAGATCGCCGGTCAGCACATTGGCGAGGTGTCGCGCCTGGCCATCCGCAAGGCCGGCGACTGGTTCACCGCCCTGGAGACCAGTCTGACCGACAAGCAGATGGAAATTGCCAGGCGGATCCTGAAGGAGATCAATGACCGCCTGCGCTTTCTGGTCAATGTGGGTCTGGACTACCTGAACCTCAGCCGGGCGTCCGGCACCCTGTCCGGCGGCGAGAGCCAGCGGATCCGCCTGGCCAGCCAGATCGGCTCAGGCCTGACCGGCGTGCTCTATGTCCTGGATGAGCCCTCCATCGGTCTGCACCAGAGGGACAATACCCGCCTGCTGGAAAGCCTGCGCGGCCTCAGGGACCTGGGCAATTCCGTTCTTGTGGTCGAGCATGACGAGGAAGCCATCCTCACAGCAGACTATGTGATCGACATGGGCCCGGCCGCCGGGATCCATGGCGGCGAAATCGTCAGCCAGGGCAAGCCCGCCGAGGTCATGGCCGACCCCAACAGCATTACCGGCCAGTACCTGTCAGGCGTCCGCGAGATCGAGGTTCCACTGGATCGTCGCCCGATCTCGAAGAAGAAGGTCCTGCGGGTGGTCGGCGCCACCGGCAACAATCTGAAGAATGTTACCGCCGAGATCCCGGCGGGCACCTTCACCTGCATTACCGGCGTTTCCGGGGGCGGCAAGTCCACCTTCACCATCGAGACCCTCTACAAGGCCGCCGCCCGCCGTCTGCACAACGCCTCGGACGCCCCGGCCCCCCACGACCGCATTGAAGGTCTGGAGCAGTTCGACAAGGTCATCGATATCGACCAGTCGCCCATCGGCCGGACCCCCCGCTCGAACCCGGCCACCTATACCGGCGCCTTCCAGCCGATCCGCGACTGGTTCGCCGGCCTGCCCGAGGCCAAGGCGCGCGGCTATGGCCCCGGCCGTTTCAGCTTCAACGTCAAGGGCGGCCGCTGCGAGGCGTGCCAGGGCGATGGCCTGATCAAGATCGAGATGCACTTCCTGCCCGACGTCTATGTCACCTGCGACGTCTGTCACGGCAAACGCTACAACCGTGAGACCCTGGAGATCCTGTTCAAGGGCAAGTCGATCTCTGACGTCCTCGATATGACCGTCGAGGAGGCCGCCGACTTCTTCAAGGCCGTGCCACCAGTCCGCGACAAGATGGAGACCCTCAAGCGGGTGGGTCTGGGTTATGTCCAGGTCGGCCAGTCGGCCACCACCCTGTCGGGCGGTGAGGCCCAGCGGGTGAAGCTCAGCAAGGAGCTGTCCCGGCGCGCAACGGGTAAGACCCTCTACATTCTCGACGAACCCACAACCGGCCTGCATTTCGAAGATGTGAAGAAGCTGCTGGAAGTGCTCCACGAGCTGGCCGACCAGGGCAATACCGTCGTGGTCATCGAGCACAATCTTGACGTGGTGAAGACCGCCGACTGGATCATCGACTTCGGACCCGAGGGCGGTGACGGCGGCGGCGAAGTGGTGGCCATGGGATCACCGGAGCAGGTCGCCGCCAATCCCAAGAGCTGGACCGGGCGCTATCTGGCCGAGGTTCTGGCGCGGCATGCGGAGCGACGCACGGCAAGGCGCAAGCTGATCGGGGCCTGA
- a CDS encoding phytoene synthase, whose product MTDDLDLDDLLRRVDPDRWLSSRFIGDVQARADVVAVYAFDHELGRAPKVASNPLMGEIRLAWWREVLDEVYEARPVRQHPTAQALSATITRRSLAREPLESMIDARLRELDAEPMTLDEALVWAGDTGGNAALVAARILDPQSDLEAARAGGQAWAIGRLMATAGLEGEGAQSALVCAQTASASLSAEAFPAIAHGALSRPRARGQTPGDLALRARVMWAVMTGRI is encoded by the coding sequence ATGACCGATGACCTCGACCTCGATGACCTGCTCCGGCGGGTGGACCCCGACCGCTGGCTTTCCAGCCGGTTCATCGGGGATGTGCAGGCCCGCGCCGATGTGGTGGCGGTCTATGCCTTCGACCATGAGCTGGGCCGGGCGCCCAAGGTGGCCAGCAACCCCCTGATGGGCGAGATCCGGCTGGCCTGGTGGCGGGAGGTTCTCGACGAGGTGTACGAGGCCAGGCCCGTTCGCCAGCATCCGACGGCTCAGGCCCTTTCGGCGACGATCACCCGCCGGAGCCTTGCCCGCGAACCGCTGGAGTCCATGATCGACGCCCGCCTGCGGGAACTGGACGCCGAACCCATGACCCTGGATGAAGCCCTGGTATGGGCTGGTGATACAGGCGGAAACGCCGCCCTGGTCGCCGCGCGGATCCTTGATCCTCAATCAGACCTGGAGGCCGCCCGGGCGGGAGGTCAGGCCTGGGCCATTGGCCGGCTCATGGCTACCGCCGGCCTTGAAGGGGAGGGGGCTCAGTCCGCCCTTGTGTGCGCGCAGACGGCGTCAGCGAGCCTTTCTGCCGAAGCCTTTCCGGCCATAGCCCACGGTGCCCTGTCACGACCCAGGGCCAGGGGGCAGACCCCCGGCGATCTCGCCCTCCGCGCCCGCGTGATGTGGGCCGTCATGACCGGTCGGATCTAG
- a CDS encoding methylenetetrahydrofolate--tRNA-(uracil(54)-C(5))-methyltransferase (FADH(2)-oxidizing) TrmFO produces MTHKPVHVIGGGLAGSEAAWQIAQAGVPVVIHEMRPLRQTDAHQTENLAELVCSNSFRADDWTGNAVGLLHAEMRKLGSIIMACGDAHQVPAGGALAVDRDGFSLAVTERLLAHPLVTLAREEVAGLPPADWDNVIVSTGPLTSPALAQAVLDLTGEGQLAFFDAIAPIVNFESIDMGVAWRQSRYDKEGPGGDAAAYINCPMDKAQYEAFIDALLAGPKTEFKDWENVPYFDGCLPIEVMAERGRETLRHGPMKPVGLTNEHNPQEKAWAVVQLRQDNALGTLWNMVGFQTKLKHGAQTEIFRMIPGLEKAVFARLGGLHRNTFLNSPRLLDGQLRLKAQPRLRFAGQVTGVEGYVESAAVGLLAGRFAAAERLGAPLTPPPATTALGGLIGHITGGHLDGGKGSFQPMNINYGLLPPVEVIKRDEAGRRLGAKEKSRNKKLAVGERALADLAAWMVA; encoded by the coding sequence ATGACACACAAACCCGTACACGTGATCGGCGGCGGATTGGCCGGATCAGAGGCCGCCTGGCAGATCGCCCAGGCAGGCGTTCCCGTAGTGATCCACGAAATGCGCCCCCTGCGCCAGACCGACGCTCACCAGACCGAGAACCTGGCCGAACTGGTCTGTTCAAATTCCTTCCGGGCTGATGACTGGACCGGAAACGCCGTCGGGTTACTGCATGCCGAAATGCGGAAACTGGGCTCGATCATCATGGCCTGCGGCGACGCCCATCAGGTGCCGGCCGGCGGCGCCCTGGCCGTTGACCGGGACGGCTTTTCCCTTGCGGTGACCGAGCGCCTGCTCGCCCACCCCCTGGTGACCCTCGCCCGGGAAGAGGTGGCTGGCCTGCCCCCGGCCGACTGGGACAATGTCATAGTATCAACCGGGCCCCTCACCTCGCCCGCCCTGGCCCAGGCTGTGCTGGATCTGACCGGCGAGGGCCAGCTGGCCTTCTTCGACGCCATCGCGCCCATCGTGAACTTCGAGTCCATCGACATGGGCGTGGCCTGGCGCCAGTCGCGCTATGACAAGGAAGGTCCTGGCGGGGACGCTGCGGCCTATATCAACTGCCCGATGGACAAGGCGCAGTACGAGGCCTTCATCGACGCCCTGCTGGCGGGTCCCAAGACCGAGTTCAAGGACTGGGAGAATGTCCCCTATTTCGACGGCTGTCTGCCCATTGAGGTCATGGCTGAGCGGGGGCGGGAAACCCTGCGCCACGGCCCCATGAAGCCGGTCGGCCTGACCAATGAGCATAACCCGCAGGAAAAGGCCTGGGCCGTCGTCCAGCTGCGTCAGGACAATGCCCTGGGCACCCTCTGGAACATGGTCGGCTTCCAGACCAAGCTGAAACACGGCGCCCAGACCGAGATCTTCCGGATGATCCCGGGCCTCGAAAAGGCGGTCTTCGCCAGACTGGGCGGCCTGCATCGCAATACCTTCCTCAACAGCCCGCGACTGCTGGACGGCCAGCTGCGGCTCAAGGCTCAGCCCCGCCTGCGGTTCGCCGGACAGGTCACCGGTGTGGAAGGCTATGTGGAGAGCGCCGCTGTGGGCCTGCTGGCTGGCCGCTTCGCCGCCGCAGAGCGCCTTGGCGCGCCCCTGACCCCGCCGCCGGCCACTACCGCCCTCGGCGGCCTGATCGGCCACATTACAGGTGGTCACCTTGATGGCGGCAAGGGCTCGTTCCAGCCCATGAACATCAATTACGGCCTCCTGCCCCCGGTCGAGGTCATCAAGCGCGACGAGGCTGGTCGCCGTCTAGGGGCCAAGGAAAAGAGCCGCAACAAAAAGCTGGCCGTGGGTGAGCGGGCCCTGGCCGATCTGGCCGCCTGGATGGTCGCCTAG
- a CDS encoding DUF885 domain-containing protein: MSIDRRQVLLSAAAVALTGGGVAVAKASSAETALNGRLDRLGRDLLNRSPELATGLGLDKGANAALKSRLSDESWAEVESLNRLCRDELRAIKAIPDATLSHEARINKAVAVYALELGVESAPFDFGDNTMLSAMSESAGPYVVSQQGGAYSGTAEFLDSQHQINTKADADAYLARLHAMAKVVDQETDRVRRDAGLGVTAPDFIAENMLGQMDGLLAIAAGESRFVTSVAGRAAAKGIAGDYAAMATRIVESEIYPALNRQREILRTNAAKAVHDAGVWRLKDGEAYYGWLLKQGTNTTLTPDEVHQMGLEQNRAIEARMDGVLKAHGLTQGTVGERMIALGNDPAQLFPDTEAGKLEVIKHLNDIIAQVRPRLASQFNLKLKAPVFAKRVPIEIQDGAGQGYMNTGSLDGSRPSTYYINLKSTRNWPKFSLASLTYHETLPGHAWQGAYLTESGHVPLVRQILAGFNAYVEGYALYAEQLGDEMGMYENDWAGQLGYLQAQRFRAIRLVVDTGMHAKRWTREQAIDWAVANSGRTKAAMTSEIDRYCASPGQACGYKVGHTEINRLRDRAKAALGARFDVKVFNDTLVKTGAVPLSVLATEVDALIARGGKA, from the coding sequence ATGTCGATTGATCGCCGTCAGGTCCTGTTGTCCGCCGCAGCCGTCGCCCTGACCGGGGGCGGGGTAGCCGTCGCCAAGGCCAGTTCAGCAGAGACGGCCCTGAACGGGCGCCTCGATCGTCTTGGCAGGGACCTGCTCAACCGGTCGCCGGAACTGGCCACAGGCCTCGGACTCGACAAGGGCGCCAACGCCGCACTGAAATCGCGTCTCAGTGATGAGTCCTGGGCCGAGGTCGAAAGCCTGAACCGCCTCTGCCGGGACGAGCTCAGGGCGATCAAGGCCATTCCGGACGCGACCCTGAGCCACGAGGCTCGGATCAACAAGGCCGTCGCGGTCTACGCCCTCGAACTGGGCGTTGAGTCCGCCCCCTTCGACTTCGGCGACAACACCATGCTCAGCGCCATGAGCGAGAGCGCCGGTCCTTACGTGGTCAGCCAGCAGGGCGGGGCCTATTCCGGGACGGCGGAATTCCTCGACAGCCAGCACCAGATCAACACCAAGGCCGACGCCGACGCCTATCTGGCCCGTCTGCACGCCATGGCGAAGGTGGTTGATCAGGAGACAGACCGGGTTCGTCGCGATGCGGGACTGGGGGTCACTGCGCCGGACTTCATCGCCGAAAACATGCTGGGTCAGATGGATGGCCTGCTGGCCATTGCTGCTGGGGAGTCCCGGTTCGTGACCTCGGTCGCCGGTCGCGCAGCGGCCAAGGGGATTGCCGGCGACTACGCCGCCATGGCGACCAGGATCGTCGAGTCCGAAATCTACCCGGCCCTGAACCGCCAGAGAGAGATCCTTCGGACCAATGCCGCCAAGGCTGTCCATGACGCCGGCGTCTGGCGCCTGAAGGACGGCGAGGCCTATTACGGCTGGCTTCTCAAGCAGGGCACCAATACGACCCTGACCCCGGATGAAGTCCACCAGATGGGCCTTGAGCAGAACCGGGCCATCGAAGCGCGGATGGATGGGGTTCTCAAGGCCCATGGCCTGACTCAGGGCACGGTCGGGGAGAGAATGATCGCCCTGGGCAATGACCCGGCCCAGCTCTTCCCCGACACCGAGGCGGGCAAGCTTGAGGTCATCAAGCACCTGAACGACATCATCGCCCAGGTGCGCCCGCGTCTGGCCAGCCAGTTCAATCTGAAGCTCAAGGCGCCGGTCTTCGCCAAGCGCGTCCCCATCGAAATCCAGGACGGCGCAGGGCAGGGCTATATGAACACCGGGTCCCTGGATGGCTCGCGGCCCTCGACCTATTACATCAATCTGAAGTCGACCCGGAACTGGCCGAAATTCTCACTGGCCTCCCTGACCTATCACGAGACCTTGCCCGGCCATGCCTGGCAGGGCGCCTATCTGACCGAGAGCGGCCATGTGCCCCTGGTCCGGCAGATCCTGGCGGGGTTCAACGCCTATGTTGAGGGTTATGCCCTCTATGCCGAGCAGTTGGGCGATGAGATGGGCATGTACGAGAACGACTGGGCCGGTCAGCTTGGCTATCTGCAGGCCCAGCGGTTCCGGGCTATCCGTCTGGTGGTCGACACCGGCATGCATGCAAAGCGCTGGACCCGGGAACAGGCCATTGACTGGGCTGTGGCCAATTCCGGCCGCACCAAGGCGGCCATGACCAGTGAGATTGACCGCTATTGCGCCTCTCCAGGGCAGGCCTGCGGCTACAAGGTCGGCCATACGGAGATCAATCGCCTTAGGGACAGGGCCAAAGCCGCCCTGGGCGCGCGGTTTGACGTCAAGGTCTTCAATGACACCCTGGTCAAGACCGGAGCTGTTCCCCTGTCCGTCCTGGCGACAGAAGTGGATGCGCTGATCGCAAGAGGCGGGAAAGCGTAG
- the secF gene encoding protein translocase subunit SecF, whose protein sequence is MSWPLIRNLPREFSFNFVGLAPYAAILSAILILASGASFVAKGLNMSIDFVGGTLLEVQTAGPPPVADLRAAVTRVGGHDAQVVTLGSENGAMVRFRSAEDTNVVQATEKVRNELFRAFPGIKIKRAETVGAKVSGELVQKGFFALGLALLLMLGYIWFRFQLQFGLGAVVAVFHDVLLTLGLLSFMQLEFSMTSIAALLTVIGYSMNEKVITFDRLRENLRKYKTTPLAEVINKSENERLSRTLITGTTAILALAGALFMGGPVLFPLVFTMVFGIIIGTYSSIYVALPIILLWGVRRNDEDAAPLKPATAR, encoded by the coding sequence ATGTCCTGGCCACTCATCCGCAACCTGCCGCGGGAATTCAGTTTCAACTTCGTGGGTCTGGCGCCCTATGCCGCCATCCTGTCGGCCATACTGATCCTTGCGTCTGGCGCGTCCTTCGTCGCGAAGGGCCTTAACATGAGCATCGACTTTGTCGGCGGCACCCTGCTGGAAGTGCAGACCGCCGGTCCGCCGCCCGTGGCTGATCTTCGCGCCGCCGTCACCCGTGTAGGCGGGCATGACGCTCAGGTGGTGACCCTCGGCTCCGAAAACGGCGCCATGGTGCGCTTCCGGTCGGCTGAAGACACCAATGTCGTCCAGGCCACCGAAAAGGTCCGCAACGAGCTGTTCCGCGCCTTCCCGGGCATCAAGATCAAGCGCGCCGAAACGGTCGGGGCCAAGGTCTCGGGGGAGCTGGTGCAAAAGGGCTTCTTCGCCCTGGGCCTGGCCCTGCTGCTGATGCTTGGCTACATCTGGTTCCGCTTCCAGCTGCAGTTCGGCCTCGGCGCCGTCGTGGCGGTGTTCCATGACGTCCTGCTGACCCTGGGCCTGCTGTCCTTCATGCAGCTGGAATTCTCCATGACCTCGATCGCCGCCCTTCTGACGGTGATCGGCTATTCGATGAACGAAAAGGTCATCACCTTTGACCGGCTTCGGGAGAATCTGAGGAAGTACAAGACCACGCCCCTGGCCGAAGTGATCAACAAGTCGGAAAACGAGCGACTGTCCCGGACCCTGATCACCGGCACAACCGCCATTCTGGCCCTGGCCGGCGCCCTGTTCATGGGCGGCCCCGTGCTCTTCCCCCTGGTCTTCACCATGGTGTTCGGCATCATCATCGGGACCTATTCGTCCATCTATGTGGCCCTGCCGATCATCCTGCTGTGGGGTGTGCGCCGCAATGACGAGGACGCCGCCCCACTCAAGCCCGCCACCGCCAGGTAG